One window of the Lepidochelys kempii isolate rLepKem1 chromosome 23, rLepKem1.hap2, whole genome shotgun sequence genome contains the following:
- the IMP4 gene encoding U3 small nucleolar ribonucleoprotein protein IMP4 isoform X1, with product MLRREARQRREYLHRRAQEDRIRASESKKQRLKQALEENRLLPTELRREALALQKSIEFDDQGAEGLVTQQDDEYRWAGVEDPKVMITTSRDPSSRLKMFAKEMKLVLPGAQRMNRGRHEVGALLRACKANGVTDLLVLHEHRGQPDGLIVSHLPFGPTAFFTLCNVVMRHEVPDIGTMSEANPHLIFHNFTSRLGQRVCSILKYLFPVPKEDSKRVITFANQDDYVSFRHHVYKKTDHRNIELSEVGPRFEMKLYMIKLGTLEQAATADVEWCWHPYTNTARKRQFLSAD from the exons ATG CTGCGCCGCGAGGCCCGGCAGCGCCGGGAGTATCTGCACCGGCGGGCGCAGGAGGATCGGATCCGCGCCAGCGAGAGCAAGAAGCAGCGACTCAAGCAGGCGCTGGAGG aGAATCGGCTGCTGCCCACGGAGCTGCGCCGGGAGGCTCTGGCACTGCAGAAGTCCATCGAGTTTGATGACCAGGGAGCAGAAG GGCTGGTGACGCAGCAGGACGATGAGTATCGCTGGGCGGGCGTGGAGGACCCCAAGGTGATGATCACGACCTCGCGCGACCCCAGCTCCCGCCTCAAGATGTTCGCCAAG GAGATGAAGCTGGTGCTGCCGGGCGCCCAGCGCATGAACCGGGGGCGACACGAGGTGGGGGCCCTGCTCCGGGCCTGCAAGGCCAATGGCGTCACGGACCTGCTGGTGCTGCATGAACACCGAGGGCAGCCGg acgggCTGATCGTCTCCCACCTGCCCTTCGGCCCCACAGCGTTCTTCACCCTCTGCAACGTGGTGATGCGTCACGAGGTCCCCGACATCGGCACCATGTCCGAGGCCAACCCCCACCTGATCTTCCACAACTTCACCTCCCGCCTGGGCCAGAGG GTCTGCAGCATCCTCAAGTACCTCTTCCCGGTGCCCAAGGAGGACAGCAAGCGGGTCATCACCTTCGCCAACCAGGACGATTACGTCTCCTTCAG GCACCACGTTTATAAGAAGACAGACCATCGCAACATCGAGCTGTCTGAGGTGGGGCCGCGCTTCGAGATGAAAC TGTACATGATCAAGCTGGGCACGCTGGAGCAGGCAGCCACGGCCGACGTGGAGTGGTGCTGGCATCCTTACACCAACACGGCCCGGAAGCGGCAGTTCCTGAGCGCGGACTGA
- the PTPN18 gene encoding LOW QUALITY PROTEIN: tyrosine-protein phosphatase non-receptor type 18 (The sequence of the model RefSeq protein was modified relative to this genomic sequence to represent the inferred CDS: inserted 1 base in 1 codon; deleted 2 bases in 1 codon) — translation MSSRAETLRAFLGAEPGPGRLGQEFQDIKARASAFRQQQGFSAEVGARKENIKKNRYKDILPYDQTRVVVNLCTDEGQTDYINASFIQWANNKRCYIATQGPLPHTVLDFWRMIWEYGVKVIAMACREVEMGKKKCEHYWPVKQELLQIGPFSIVQVKEQELNPDVTVRTLSISFQKEERPLTHFQYVAWPDRGIPDNYSHFLELIEHVRLTQGDDSAPICVHCSAGCGRTGVICILEHVRHLLLQQSIPPNFSIFDVVLAMRKQRPSAVQTLEQYEFLYHAVAEMFRSTLATTYENLKENQLPLYDDAVSLRRPAPHNRHSSVLRSISVPSEPTPDLPPKMSDTYAVVNKFRRGGRPAGSPSRETSPAWSPIDPSGFGGLQASYSLPGSPVKRLPPSPSCEYTPNSASAGDASPRGPPSPSARCGKTLLPSLKPPVSPPPRASDPLPGRLQPEGAPPWVGLEEAGGASGEASESGRQGSXPSSGRGVGPSGWRDGGVRQSVVHFSPSHPQAFVASPQKMGPSSPRHDPDGYEAMDPSPGSGCGPLASPGNGLGYNFRIGKPKGPRDPPAEWTRL, via the exons GACATCAAGGCCCGAGCCAGCGCCTTCCGGCAGCAACAGGGGTTCTCCGCAGAGGTCGGGGCCAGGAAAGAGAACATCAAGAAGAATCGGTACAAAGACATCCTGCCat ACGATCAGACCCGGGTCGTTGTGAATCTCTGCACGGACGAAGGGCAGACGGACTATATCAACGCCAGTTTCATCCAG TGGGCGAATAACAAGAGATGCTACATCGCGACCCAGGGGCCGCTGCCTCACACCGTCCTGGATTTCTGGCGCATGATTTGGGAGTACGGGGTGAAG GTAATTGCTATGGCCTGTCGGGAAGTGGAGATGGGGAAG AAAAAGTGTGAACACTACTGGCCAGTGAAGCAAGAACTGCTACAAATTGGGCCCTTCTCCATCGTCCAG GTCAAGGAACAGGAGCTGAATCCAGACGTGACAGTCCGCACGCTGAGCATCAGCTTCCAGAAG GAGGAGCGGCCCCTCACCCATTTCCAGTACGTGGCCTGGCCAGACCGCGGGATCCCGGACAATTACAGCCATTTCCTGGAGCTGATCGAGCACGTGCGACTGACGCAGGGGGACGACTCAGCCCCCATCTGCGTGCACTGCag CGCTGGCTGTGGCCGGACCGGCGTGATCTGCATCCTGGAGCACGTGAGacacctcctcctccagcag AGCATCCCCCCGAACTTCAGCATTTTCGACGTCGTCCTAGCGATGAGAAAGCAGAGACCGTCGGCTGTCCAGACGCTG GAGCAGTACGAGTTTCTGTACCACGCCGTGGCCGAGATGTTCCGCTCCACCCTGGCCACCACCTACGAGAACCTCAAGGAG AACCAGCTGCCCCTGTACGACGACGCCGTGTCCCTACGCCGCCCCGCGCCCCATAACAGACACAGCAGCGTCTTACG gagcATCTCAGTGCCGTCCGAGCCCACCCCGGACCTGCCCCCCAAGATGAGCGACACCTACGCCGTGGTGAACAAGTTCCGGCGGGGGGGCAGGCCGGCAGGGTCCCCCTCTCGGGAGACCAGCCCCGCGTGGTCCCCCATCGACCCCAGTGGCTTCGGGGGGCTGCAGGCCAGCTACTCCCTGCCTGGGAGCCCCGTGAaacgcctgccccccagccccagctgtgaatACACCCCCAACTCCGCCAGCGCAG GTGACGccagcccccggggccccccTTCGCCCAGCGCCAGGTGCGGGAAGACCCTGCTACCCAGTCTGAAACCCCCGGTGAGTCCTCCCCCCAGGGCCAGTGACCCCCTGCCCGGCCGGCTGCAGCCAGAGGGGGCGCCACCgtgggtggggctggaggaggctggTGGGGCGAGCGGGGAGGCTTCAGAGTCAGGCCGCcagggtt ctcccagctctgggaggggagtggggcctagtggttgGCGGGATGGGGGCGTGCGTCAG TCTGTCGTTCATTTTTCTCCATCTCATCCACAGGCTTTTGTGGCATCTCCCCAGAAGATGG gccccagctccccccgccaTGACCCTGACGGCTACGAGGCCATGGACCCCTCACCTGGGAGTGGCTGTGGCCCCCTCGCCTCCCCGGGCAACGGTCTCG GCTATAACTTCCGCATCGGGAAGCCAAAAGGACCCCGTGACCCCCCTGCCGAGTGGACGCGGCTCTAG
- the IMP4 gene encoding U3 small nucleolar ribonucleoprotein protein IMP4 isoform X2, whose product MITTSRDPSSRLKMFAKEMKLVLPGAQRMNRGRHEVGALLRACKANGVTDLLVLHEHRGQPDGLIVSHLPFGPTAFFTLCNVVMRHEVPDIGTMSEANPHLIFHNFTSRLGQRVCSILKYLFPVPKEDSKRVITFANQDDYVSFRHHVYKKTDHRNIELSEVGPRFEMKLYMIKLGTLEQAATADVEWCWHPYTNTARKRQFLSAD is encoded by the exons ATGATCACGACCTCGCGCGACCCCAGCTCCCGCCTCAAGATGTTCGCCAAG GAGATGAAGCTGGTGCTGCCGGGCGCCCAGCGCATGAACCGGGGGCGACACGAGGTGGGGGCCCTGCTCCGGGCCTGCAAGGCCAATGGCGTCACGGACCTGCTGGTGCTGCATGAACACCGAGGGCAGCCGg acgggCTGATCGTCTCCCACCTGCCCTTCGGCCCCACAGCGTTCTTCACCCTCTGCAACGTGGTGATGCGTCACGAGGTCCCCGACATCGGCACCATGTCCGAGGCCAACCCCCACCTGATCTTCCACAACTTCACCTCCCGCCTGGGCCAGAGG GTCTGCAGCATCCTCAAGTACCTCTTCCCGGTGCCCAAGGAGGACAGCAAGCGGGTCATCACCTTCGCCAACCAGGACGATTACGTCTCCTTCAG GCACCACGTTTATAAGAAGACAGACCATCGCAACATCGAGCTGTCTGAGGTGGGGCCGCGCTTCGAGATGAAAC TGTACATGATCAAGCTGGGCACGCTGGAGCAGGCAGCCACGGCCGACGTGGAGTGGTGCTGGCATCCTTACACCAACACGGCCCGGAAGCGGCAGTTCCTGAGCGCGGACTGA